Proteins from one Streptomyces roseifaciens genomic window:
- a CDS encoding alpha/beta hydrolase — translation MVDKARTRGALTVLALILTLLGIQVPGAGGAGTARAADDPAEVVQEVRTGDRMLDVAVRSPRIDGLTHTRWVRLLLPAGWDRNAQRTWPTLWLLHGGGGNHKDWTGNTHVEELAAGRDVIVVMPETSGCSGYSDWWNYGRGGAPAWETYLLGELRPLLERAYRAGTDRAAVAGLSMGGQGALKFAAAHPGMFKAAASYSGGVNMLYKSPDGGFNGPDAVKLGGISCLADWKRVWGEPGYPFDTGDPADVRQRSIWERHSPLHQAASLAGTPLYVSYGNGTDSGTGWQWGGPPPSPARCTDPAAHGDEAVERAIFGMNGQLRARLAELRIPATVCASEGTHTWPYWERELVASFPMLMHAVGA, via the coding sequence ATGGTGGACAAGGCACGCACGCGCGGGGCATTGACGGTGCTCGCGCTGATCCTGACTCTGCTGGGGATTCAGGTCCCCGGCGCCGGTGGCGCGGGTACGGCCCGCGCCGCGGACGATCCGGCCGAAGTCGTCCAGGAAGTACGGACCGGCGACCGGATGCTCGACGTGGCCGTCCGGTCGCCCCGGATCGACGGACTGACGCACACCAGATGGGTACGGCTGCTGCTCCCCGCCGGCTGGGACCGGAACGCGCAGCGCACGTGGCCCACGCTGTGGCTGCTGCACGGCGGTGGCGGGAACCACAAGGACTGGACCGGCAACACGCATGTCGAGGAGCTCGCCGCCGGGCGGGACGTCATCGTCGTCATGCCGGAGACCAGCGGCTGCAGCGGCTACAGCGACTGGTGGAACTACGGCAGGGGCGGCGCTCCCGCCTGGGAGACCTATCTGCTCGGCGAGCTCAGGCCGCTCCTGGAGCGTGCCTACCGCGCCGGTACGGACCGGGCGGCCGTCGCGGGTCTGTCCATGGGCGGCCAGGGCGCGCTGAAGTTCGCCGCCGCGCACCCGGGCATGTTCAAGGCGGCCGCCTCCTACAGCGGCGGCGTCAACATGCTGTACAAGTCGCCCGACGGCGGCTTCAACGGGCCCGACGCGGTCAAGCTCGGCGGCATCTCCTGCCTCGCCGACTGGAAGCGCGTGTGGGGGGAGCCCGGATATCCCTTCGACACCGGCGACCCCGCCGACGTGCGCCAGCGGAGCATCTGGGAACGGCACAGCCCCCTGCACCAGGCCGCCTCCCTCGCAGGGACGCCCCTCTACGTTTCCTACGGAAACGGCACCGACAGCGGGACGGGCTGGCAGTGGGGCGGACCACCGCCCTCCCCGGCCCGCTGCACCGACCCGGCGGCACACGGCGACGAGGCCGTCGAACGCGCGATCTTCGGCATGAACGGGCAGCTCCGGGCCCGCCTCGCCGAACTCCGCATCCCGGCCACGGTGTGCGCCTCCGAAGGCACCCACACGTGGCCGTACTGGGAGCGGGAGCTCGTCGCCTCCTTCCCGATGCTGATGCACGCCGTAGGCGCCTAG